The proteins below are encoded in one region of Peribacillus muralis:
- a CDS encoding acetyl-CoA C-acetyltransferase produces MREVVIVGAARTPVGTFGGSLANVSAVELGVVAAKEAIKRAKIPADLIDEVLVGNILSAGLGQNVARQVAIHAGIPETTPAMAVNKLCGSGLRTVIMGAQFIALGDADVILAGGIESMSNAPYLLPNYRFGQKMGNAQAVDSMTYDALTDVFNQYHMGVTAENIAEQWEISREKQDEFALNSQMKAEKAQLEGRFAEEIAPVEYKRRGKTVLVDQDEHPRHGLTIDQLTKLRPAFKENGTVTAGNASGINDGGAMLVLMSKEKADELGLETLATIKSYANAALDPKIMGYGPVPATKKALAKAGMTIDEIDLLEVNEAFAAQSLAVLNDLDLNSEKVNVNGGAIALGHPVGASGARILVTLLYEMKRREAKTGLATLCIGGGQGTALIVER; encoded by the coding sequence ATGAGAGAAGTAGTGATAGTTGGGGCAGCGAGGACACCGGTTGGTACGTTTGGAGGAAGTCTTGCCAATGTTTCGGCGGTTGAATTGGGAGTTGTGGCAGCGAAGGAAGCGATCAAGCGGGCAAAAATTCCGGCTGACCTGATCGATGAGGTGTTGGTAGGAAATATTTTATCTGCGGGATTAGGGCAAAATGTGGCACGTCAGGTTGCGATTCATGCAGGCATTCCGGAAACGACGCCGGCAATGGCCGTTAATAAACTTTGTGGGTCCGGCCTCCGTACAGTCATAATGGGAGCGCAATTCATTGCCCTCGGAGATGCGGATGTGATCCTGGCAGGGGGGATAGAGAGCATGAGCAATGCCCCGTATTTACTTCCCAATTATCGTTTTGGCCAGAAAATGGGGAATGCACAAGCCGTGGATTCCATGACGTATGACGCCTTAACGGATGTCTTCAATCAATATCATATGGGCGTGACTGCGGAGAATATTGCCGAGCAGTGGGAAATCAGCCGGGAAAAGCAAGATGAATTCGCTTTGAATAGCCAAATGAAGGCTGAAAAGGCCCAGCTGGAAGGGCGGTTTGCAGAAGAAATCGCACCTGTTGAATATAAACGCCGTGGAAAGACGGTCTTGGTGGACCAGGATGAACATCCACGTCATGGGCTGACGATCGATCAGCTAACGAAGCTGCGTCCTGCATTTAAGGAAAACGGAACGGTGACGGCGGGCAATGCATCGGGAATCAATGATGGGGGAGCGATGCTGGTCCTGATGTCTAAAGAAAAAGCAGACGAGCTGGGGCTGGAAACGCTGGCAACGATCAAGTCGTATGCAAACGCCGCGCTCGATCCGAAAATCATGGGCTACGGTCCAGTTCCTGCGACAAAAAAAGCTTTAGCGAAAGCGGGAATGACAATCGATGAGATCGATTTGCTGGAAGTGAATGAAGCCTTTGCGGCGCAGTCACTCGCCGTGCTTAATGATCTTGATCTGAATTCGGAGAAAGTGAATGTGAATGGCGGGGCGATTGCCTTGGGGCATCCGGTAGGTGCATCTGGTGCACGCATATTAGTGACTTTATTGTATGAAATGAAGCGCAGGGAAGCAAAAACCGGCCTTGCCACCTTATGTATCGGCGGCGGACAAGGAACGGCGCTGATTGTGGAGCGGTAA
- a CDS encoding sigma-54 interaction domain-containing protein codes for MTENGDEEMKSSVNQFSTQFEWILNVINVGVHIVNKDGDTVFYNEMMAHIDGLVREQVLGENIFQLYPSLTDESSTLQAALDKGIETNESIQTYVNVKEKKITSINSTYPLYEDGEIIGAVEIAKDITKVMNMYDQIVDLRSQLAETYKKNKFFEGTATYHFSDLIGSSPAFQEAIALAKKAARTHSPVMIYGPTGTGKELVAQSIHNVSAHRHQPFIAQNCAAVPKELMEGLLFGTTKGAFTGAVDRLGIFEQANGGTLFLDELNSLDLGLQAKLLRVLQEGEVRRVGGAKEQKINVKIIAAMNISPDEALERGIIRSDLFFRLNVVTIAMPSLLERKTDIVEIANHFIQKFNKSFFSDVRGISQKAMNRLLQYSWPGNIRELGHAIELAFNVMDAGEDRIDEHHLPAYLFPSGKYTPTNAHSLAPTLTESIDLPVVLEELEKEMIINMFQKYNGNISKTAEALNITRQGLQYKLSKYRIEKVYTAETRES; via the coding sequence ATGACAGAGAACGGAGATGAAGAAATGAAATCTTCAGTCAATCAGTTTTCCACTCAATTTGAATGGATATTGAATGTGATCAATGTGGGTGTCCATATCGTGAATAAAGATGGAGATACGGTTTTTTACAATGAAATGATGGCACATATCGATGGGCTGGTACGTGAACAGGTGCTCGGGGAGAATATCTTTCAGCTTTACCCATCCTTGACCGATGAATCGAGTACGCTGCAGGCGGCCTTGGACAAAGGCATTGAAACGAATGAATCGATTCAAACATATGTCAATGTAAAGGAGAAAAAAATTACGTCGATCAATAGCACGTATCCTTTGTATGAGGATGGAGAGATCATCGGGGCAGTGGAGATTGCCAAGGACATTACCAAGGTCATGAACATGTATGATCAAATAGTGGATTTACGCTCGCAGCTTGCTGAAACCTATAAGAAAAATAAGTTTTTTGAAGGGACGGCGACGTATCATTTCAGTGATTTGATTGGGAGCAGCCCCGCCTTTCAAGAAGCGATAGCATTGGCAAAAAAAGCGGCCCGTACCCATTCCCCGGTCATGATTTATGGACCGACGGGAACAGGGAAGGAATTGGTCGCGCAAAGTATACATAATGTAAGTGCTCATCGCCATCAACCGTTCATTGCACAAAACTGTGCCGCAGTTCCAAAGGAGTTGATGGAGGGGCTGTTGTTTGGCACGACGAAAGGGGCCTTCACCGGGGCGGTGGATCGGCTTGGGATTTTTGAACAAGCCAATGGCGGTACGCTGTTTCTTGATGAATTGAATAGCCTCGACCTTGGATTGCAGGCGAAATTGCTGCGGGTACTGCAGGAGGGTGAGGTCCGCCGCGTCGGAGGGGCGAAGGAGCAAAAAATTAATGTGAAGATCATTGCCGCGATGAACATTTCCCCCGATGAGGCTTTAGAGAGGGGAATCATTCGTTCCGATTTATTTTTTCGTCTGAATGTCGTGACGATCGCCATGCCGTCTCTGCTGGAACGTAAAACGGATATAGTGGAAATCGCCAATCATTTTATTCAGAAGTTCAACAAATCATTTTTCTCGGATGTTCGCGGAATCAGTCAAAAAGCGATGAATCGGCTTCTTCAGTATTCTTGGCCAGGCAACATTCGTGAGCTGGGTCATGCCATCGAATTGGCATTTAACGTCATGGATGCCGGGGAGGATAGGATTGATGAACATCACCTTCCGGCCTACCTTTTTCCTTCAGGCAAATACACTCCCACCAATGCACACAGCCTGGCACCAACATTAACGGAAAGTATTGATTTACCTGTCGTCCTTGAAGAACTGGAAAAGGAAATGATCATCAATATGTTCCAGAAGTATAACGGGAATATCAGCAAAACGGCGGAGGCCCTCAATATTACGAGACAAGGATTACAATATAAGTTAAGCAAGTACAGAATTGAAAAGGTGTATACGGCTGAAACGAGAGAATCATGA
- a CDS encoding 3-oxoacid CoA-transferase subunit B yields MTRQLILERAVKEIQDGMCVNLGIGMPTLIANMIPNDFNVMLQSENGLLGIGPYPQKDEVDPDLINAGKETVTAKAGASFFDSAESFAMIRGGHIDLAILGGMEVSEAGDLANWMIPGKMVKGMGGAMDLVQGAKRIVVIMDHVNKHGESKVKKSCTLPLTGEKVVHCLITELAVFHFSEVGMELIELQNGVTLDEVKSKTEADFTISPSIEIKA; encoded by the coding sequence ATGACTAGACAACTGATTTTAGAACGGGCCGTGAAAGAAATCCAAGATGGTATGTGTGTGAATTTAGGAATCGGGATGCCGACCTTGATTGCCAACATGATTCCCAATGACTTTAATGTCATGCTTCAATCGGAAAATGGCTTACTTGGTATCGGACCTTATCCACAAAAGGATGAAGTCGATCCGGATTTGATCAACGCAGGGAAAGAAACGGTAACGGCCAAAGCCGGGGCATCATTTTTTGATAGCGCTGAATCGTTTGCAATGATTCGCGGCGGCCACATCGACCTTGCCATTTTAGGCGGGATGGAGGTTTCCGAAGCGGGGGACTTGGCCAACTGGATGATTCCAGGGAAGATGGTAAAAGGAATGGGAGGTGCGATGGACCTCGTCCAGGGAGCTAAACGCATCGTTGTCATAATGGACCATGTGAACAAGCATGGGGAATCCAAAGTGAAAAAGAGCTGTACACTGCCGTTGACAGGAGAAAAGGTCGTCCATTGCCTCATTACCGAATTGGCTGTTTTCCATTTTTCCGAAGTGGGCATGGAACTGATTGAATTGCAAAATGGCGTAACGCTTGATGAAGTGAAGAGTAAAACAGAGGCTGATTTCACCATAAGCCCTTCTATTGAAATTAAGGCATAA
- a CDS encoding GNAT family N-acetyltransferase, with the protein MTKLQKGISLSGGKYIYKGAIGITKRTDEINLEIKAWEEKDLDLLIQLNEPKMMEYLGGPESAEQIERRHKRYLEIGSKGSMFSINLPGAEAIGSVGYWQTAWNDESVYEVGWSVLSSFQGKGLASQAVKAVIAKIKDERKYHCIHAFPSVHNAASNAICRKLGFHLITECEFEYPPGSFMTCNDWCLNLNETLDR; encoded by the coding sequence ATGACAAAGCTTCAGAAAGGAATTTCCCTTTCAGGAGGGAAATATATATATAAGGGGGCGATTGGGATTACAAAACGAACAGACGAAATCAATTTGGAAATTAAGGCTTGGGAAGAAAAGGACCTTGATTTACTTATCCAACTAAATGAACCGAAAATGATGGAGTATCTTGGAGGTCCAGAGAGTGCAGAACAGATCGAAAGACGCCACAAACGTTACCTTGAGATTGGAAGCAAAGGAAGCATGTTCAGCATCAATCTACCGGGAGCTGAAGCCATTGGCTCCGTCGGCTACTGGCAGACCGCCTGGAACGATGAAAGTGTGTATGAAGTCGGTTGGAGTGTCCTTTCTTCTTTTCAAGGAAAAGGTTTAGCATCTCAAGCCGTGAAGGCCGTTATCGCCAAAATCAAGGACGAACGCAAATACCATTGCATTCACGCATTTCCGTCCGTCCATAATGCAGCGTCCAATGCCATTTGCCGCAAGCTGGGATTCCACCTCATCACCGAATGCGAATTCGAATATCCCCCAGGCAGCTTCATGACATGCAACGATTGGTGCTTAAACTTGAATGAAACACTAGATCGATAG
- a CDS encoding sigma-54 interaction domain-containing protein yields MADIETVQLELVKAILEELPVGVLVTKNGREINLCNRLLSEIIAEKQFDQQIKVLMEKKLEPAVNTPIRLNDHNGIVRKTNIQIGDEQYQIYLLLFANNKSDFLNVDNHEEILFKDIIEFAYDGLVMVDTEGYVQMLSHAYADFLGVDQESSIGKHVTEVIENTRMHVVSKTGKQEVAELQKIKDNYIIATRSPIRKQGKLIGAVGKILFKNVGQFTALSKRINSLEVELKKYKGDFRERNKASYTFDHLMGRSPAFMEVKGQAKIAAKSDSNVLILGESGTGKELFAHSIHNDSRRAMGVFVKVNCAAIPAELLESELFGYEEGSFTGAKKGGKAGKFEAAEGGTIFLDEIGELPLHMQVKLLRVLQEKEIERVGSTGSIPIDVRVIAATNRNLEDMVSKGEFRLDMYYRLKVMQFQVPSLRERPEDIEILVNHFIEKYQNLMKKRVIGMSDQALRLLRHYRWPGNIRELENIIERAMNIVEEGEVIRSEHLPKEITGQKETVTIRPLAEVMDETERAAILSCLEMTSGNKSETAKKLGVSRTTLYEKMNKYGL; encoded by the coding sequence ATGGCCGATATTGAAACGGTTCAATTGGAATTAGTGAAGGCGATATTGGAAGAATTGCCTGTGGGTGTTTTGGTCACGAAAAACGGTAGAGAAATCAATTTATGCAATCGCCTATTATCAGAAATTATCGCTGAGAAACAATTTGATCAGCAAATAAAAGTGCTTATGGAAAAAAAACTTGAACCAGCTGTAAATACGCCCATCCGTTTGAACGATCATAATGGGATTGTCAGAAAAACCAACATTCAAATCGGTGATGAGCAGTATCAGATTTATCTTCTATTGTTTGCCAATAATAAAAGCGATTTTCTCAATGTCGATAATCATGAAGAAATTCTGTTCAAGGATATCATCGAATTTGCCTATGACGGGCTGGTGATGGTCGATACGGAAGGATATGTCCAAATGCTTAGCCACGCTTATGCGGATTTTCTAGGGGTCGATCAGGAAAGCTCCATAGGGAAACATGTTACGGAGGTCATCGAAAATACACGTATGCATGTGGTCTCCAAAACAGGCAAGCAAGAGGTCGCCGAATTACAGAAAATAAAAGATAATTATATCATTGCGACACGCTCCCCCATACGGAAACAAGGTAAATTGATCGGAGCTGTCGGGAAGATTTTGTTTAAGAATGTCGGGCAATTCACTGCTCTCTCCAAGCGGATAAATTCACTTGAAGTAGAGCTGAAAAAGTACAAAGGCGATTTTCGCGAGAGAAATAAGGCCTCCTATACGTTTGATCATTTGATGGGAAGAAGTCCTGCTTTCATGGAAGTGAAAGGTCAGGCCAAAATTGCCGCCAAAAGCGATTCGAATGTATTGATCTTGGGCGAAAGCGGAACGGGTAAGGAGCTGTTTGCCCATTCCATCCACAATGATAGCAGACGGGCGATGGGCGTGTTCGTCAAGGTGAACTGTGCCGCCATTCCGGCAGAGCTGCTGGAGTCCGAGCTGTTTGGCTATGAAGAGGGTTCTTTCACTGGTGCGAAAAAAGGCGGAAAAGCAGGGAAGTTCGAAGCGGCTGAGGGAGGAACGATTTTTCTCGATGAAATCGGCGAGCTGCCGCTGCATATGCAGGTGAAGCTGCTTCGTGTGCTCCAGGAAAAAGAAATCGAGAGGGTTGGTTCGACGGGAAGCATTCCGATTGATGTACGGGTAATCGCTGCAACGAACCGCAATCTGGAGGATATGGTATCGAAAGGGGAATTCCGGCTTGATATGTATTACCGGTTAAAGGTCATGCAATTCCAGGTTCCTTCCTTAAGGGAGCGGCCGGAGGACATTGAAATCCTGGTCAATCATTTTATCGAAAAGTACCAGAACCTCATGAAAAAACGAGTAATCGGGATGAGTGATCAAGCATTACGGCTGCTGCGCCATTACAGATGGCCGGGTAATATTCGGGAGCTGGAGAATATCATTGAACGGGCCATGAATATTGTTGAAGAAGGGGAAGTGATCCGTTCCGAGCACCTTCCGAAAGAAATCACGGGACAGAAGGAAACGGTCACGATCCGCCCTCTGGCCGAGGTGATGGATGAGACCGAACGGGCTGCCATCCTTTCATGCCTGGAAATGACTTCCGGCAATAAATCTGAAACGGCAAAGAAACTCGGGGTCAGTCGAACGACGCTTTATGAAAAAATGAATAAATATGGTTTATGA
- a CDS encoding GntP family permease: MVIQILAIVVALGLLIFLAYRGYPVIIIAPIVTLLAVILSGGHLLPSYTETYMTFAANYIKAFFPIFLLGAVFGKVMEMSGAAASIAKTIVKSLGSKQAILAVVLACSALTYGGVSLFVVAFAVYPFAAAIFKEADIPKRLLPGTIALGAFTYTMDALPGTPQIQNIIPTNYFGTDTYAAPIMGIIGAIIVFTGGMLWLERRRKQAVANGEGYGDGHINEPESAEQQNLPNFWLSLVPLILVVAFNFAFSRSAISVKHWYDGSMLKETFNIADVSTVTSSWSLIVALAIGIIAAMLLNVGRIKVKLASGLTAAAMGSLLAIFNTASEVGFGNVVKTLPGFSVIQNWVFNASGNPLVSEAVAVNVLAGITGSASGGLSIALEVMGNHYLQVAESVGITPEMLHRIASMASGGMDTLPHNGAVITLLAITGLTHRQSYKDIFAITVLKTVTVFIIAFGTSLFI, encoded by the coding sequence TTGGTGATTCAAATTTTAGCCATTGTCGTGGCGCTGGGACTTTTAATCTTTTTAGCCTACCGGGGCTATCCGGTCATCATCATAGCGCCGATTGTTACTTTATTGGCGGTCATCTTATCCGGCGGTCATTTGCTGCCGAGTTATACAGAGACATACATGACGTTTGCCGCTAACTATATTAAAGCATTTTTTCCGATATTCTTATTGGGGGCCGTATTCGGAAAGGTGATGGAGATGAGCGGTGCAGCTGCATCCATTGCCAAGACCATCGTAAAATCACTAGGCTCGAAGCAGGCCATTCTTGCTGTTGTGCTTGCCTGTTCGGCGCTGACTTATGGCGGGGTTTCACTGTTTGTCGTGGCATTCGCCGTTTATCCATTTGCAGCGGCCATCTTCAAAGAAGCCGACATTCCAAAAAGATTGTTGCCAGGAACGATTGCCTTAGGTGCCTTCACTTATACGATGGATGCTCTTCCAGGAACACCTCAAATCCAAAATATCATTCCGACGAATTATTTCGGAACGGATACTTATGCAGCTCCGATCATGGGGATCATAGGCGCGATCATTGTATTCACTGGAGGAATGCTCTGGCTGGAACGCCGTCGTAAACAAGCGGTGGCAAATGGGGAAGGGTACGGGGATGGACATATTAATGAACCAGAAAGTGCAGAACAGCAAAACCTGCCTAACTTTTGGCTGTCCCTCGTACCGCTCATCCTTGTCGTCGCATTCAACTTCGCTTTCAGCCGCAGTGCCATTTCAGTAAAGCACTGGTATGACGGATCGATGCTGAAGGAAACGTTCAACATTGCCGATGTAAGTACAGTCACTTCATCCTGGTCTTTGATCGTTGCACTTGCAATCGGTATTATTGCAGCGATGCTCCTGAATGTAGGACGAATCAAAGTCAAATTGGCAAGTGGATTGACGGCTGCTGCCATGGGGTCTTTGCTTGCGATATTCAATACCGCATCTGAAGTCGGTTTTGGGAATGTAGTAAAAACGCTTCCTGGATTTTCCGTCATTCAAAACTGGGTGTTCAACGCAAGCGGCAATCCCCTCGTATCCGAAGCTGTTGCCGTCAATGTCCTGGCAGGGATCACCGGATCTGCATCCGGCGGTCTTTCGATTGCGTTAGAAGTAATGGGAAATCACTATTTGCAGGTGGCCGAAAGTGTCGGGATCACCCCGGAAATGCTTCATCGAATTGCATCCATGGCATCTGGCGGGATGGATACGCTGCCGCATAATGGTGCCGTCATCACCTTGCTTGCCATTACGGGACTGACACATCGCCAATCATACAAGGATATCTTTGCGATTACGGTCTTGAAAACAGTGACCGTGTTCATCATTGCTTTTGGAACATCATTGTTTATTTAA
- a CDS encoding 3-hydroxybutyrate dehydrogenase, with amino-acid sequence MVKDKVAIITGSARGIGFEIGKIFAENGAKVVLSDLDRNTVEKAALDLRNKGLDVIGLKADVTSEGDIIQLIKQAKEKYGRIDIFINNAGLQHVAPIEEFPTEKFELMIKIMLTAPFIAIKNVLPIMKEQGFGRIINISSINGLIGFANKAAYNSAKHGVIGLTKVAALESATFGITVNALCPGYVDTPLVRGQMADLAKTRNVPLEDVLAEVLLPLVPQKRLLDVSEIADYAIFLASDKARGVTGQAVVLDGGYTAQ; translated from the coding sequence ATGGTTAAAGATAAAGTGGCGATCATTACCGGATCTGCTAGAGGAATTGGCTTTGAGATTGGAAAGATTTTTGCGGAAAATGGCGCGAAGGTCGTGTTGTCCGATCTTGATCGAAACACAGTCGAAAAAGCTGCCTTAGATTTACGGAACAAAGGCTTGGACGTCATCGGCTTGAAGGCGGATGTGACAAGTGAAGGTGATATCATCCAACTGATCAAGCAAGCTAAAGAGAAATATGGACGAATCGATATTTTCATCAATAACGCCGGCCTTCAGCATGTTGCGCCGATCGAAGAGTTTCCAACCGAAAAATTCGAACTGATGATCAAAATCATGCTGACCGCTCCATTCATTGCGATCAAAAACGTTCTGCCCATCATGAAAGAACAAGGCTTCGGCCGAATCATCAACATCTCGTCCATCAATGGCCTGATTGGCTTTGCCAACAAAGCCGCCTACAATAGCGCCAAACATGGGGTCATCGGATTAACGAAGGTCGCTGCCCTGGAAAGCGCCACTTTCGGCATAACCGTCAATGCCCTATGCCCAGGGTATGTCGACACACCGCTCGTACGGGGACAAATGGCAGACCTGGCGAAAACACGCAATGTCCCGCTTGAGGATGTATTGGCAGAAGTCCTTCTTCCGTTAGTGCCTCAAAAACGTCTCTTGGACGTAAGTGAAATTGCCGACTATGCCATCTTCCTCGCAAGCGACAAAGCACGCGGCGTCACAGGCCAGGCAGTTGTATTGGATGGCGGATATACTGCTCAATAA
- a CDS encoding peptidoglycan-binding protein yields the protein MELRTLVERSVKKMGKGVDAVVKASALEMIERAYTEGIAVQISAGYRSLEEQAALYGQGRVYSYNGKNYSDPGKPVVTDAKPGQSYHNFGLAIDFFLVSDDGRKAIWTVDSRWKHVAAIGKKLGFDWGGDWRAFKDYPHLEMTGGLTYTQLQAGKKPQLTNLFKTTKASKGDGQIMSIQKTVNSRYKTNLAVDGFFGPKTRTALLKGIQTELNRQYNHRLAVDGKWGPKTKAAMIILKIGAAGPITWILQAALYMKGFDPGPLDARFGSKTEAALSKFQKASNLSADKLAGQETWNQLLA from the coding sequence GTGGAATTACGAACATTAGTGGAGCGATCAGTGAAGAAGATGGGCAAAGGGGTGGATGCAGTAGTGAAGGCATCAGCTTTGGAGATGATCGAACGGGCTTATACAGAAGGGATCGCTGTACAGATAAGCGCAGGTTATCGCTCTTTGGAAGAGCAAGCCGCGCTTTATGGTCAAGGACGAGTCTACAGCTACAATGGAAAAAATTATAGTGATCCGGGTAAGCCTGTTGTAACGGACGCTAAGCCGGGCCAATCTTATCATAATTTTGGACTGGCCATCGATTTCTTCCTGGTGAGTGATGATGGCAGGAAGGCAATCTGGACGGTGGATTCAAGGTGGAAGCATGTAGCTGCGATAGGCAAAAAGTTGGGATTCGATTGGGGCGGAGATTGGCGGGCATTCAAGGATTACCCCCACTTGGAAATGACGGGCGGTTTAACTTATACACAGTTACAAGCAGGGAAGAAACCGCAACTTACCAACCTATTCAAAACAACAAAGGCCAGTAAAGGAGATGGCCAAATCATGTCCATCCAGAAAACAGTAAACAGCCGATATAAAACGAATCTAGCAGTCGATGGATTTTTCGGCCCTAAAACTAGAACCGCGCTTTTAAAAGGAATACAAACGGAGCTTAATAGGCAATATAATCATAGACTTGCGGTCGATGGGAAATGGGGGCCAAAAACCAAGGCTGCGATGATCATCTTGAAAATAGGAGCTGCGGGCCCTATCACATGGATCCTGCAAGCCGCCCTTTATATGAAAGGATTCGATCCCGGGCCACTTGACGCACGATTCGGCAGCAAAACCGAAGCGGCACTATCCAAATTTCAAAAAGCAAGCAACCTTTCTGCAGATAAGCTAGCAGGTCAAGAAACATGGAATCAATTACTAGCTTGA
- a CDS encoding 3-hydroxyacyl-CoA dehydrogenase family protein has product MINKIAIIGSGVMGSGIAQSFASSGYAVTINDIEEELLILAEKRISENLSLLIEEEVLTDQEKQGALANISYSVDLEAALRDADFIIEAIPEVIELKLSLYEQMEKIIKPDAIVASNTSTFPISQLMAKASFADRMVITHFFNPGHLVPLVEIVQHDETRLEIVETTLALMRKIGKSPILLKKEIAGFIANRLQTALMREAFHLLKEGVADAEDIDTAITAGPGFRWAFTGPIEIADLGGLDTWQRVFDNVSPLLDQSKEAPVLIRDLVEEGKFGAKSGEGIFTYEGSAASRKISERDRHFVKLAKLKREKEEIV; this is encoded by the coding sequence ATGATTAACAAAATAGCGATCATCGGGTCAGGCGTCATGGGGAGTGGAATCGCTCAGTCATTTGCATCAAGCGGGTATGCTGTCACGATCAACGATATCGAGGAGGAGCTCTTAATACTTGCCGAAAAACGAATTTCCGAGAATCTATCATTGCTGATTGAGGAAGAGGTACTGACAGATCAGGAAAAGCAAGGAGCCTTGGCGAATATTTCCTATAGTGTAGATTTGGAAGCAGCCTTAAGGGATGCCGACTTTATCATTGAGGCGATTCCGGAAGTCATCGAGTTGAAGTTGAGTCTATATGAGCAAATGGAGAAAATCATCAAACCGGATGCAATTGTAGCTTCCAATACATCGACTTTTCCGATATCCCAATTGATGGCGAAGGCTTCGTTCGCGGACAGGATGGTCATCACGCATTTCTTCAATCCCGGGCACTTGGTTCCATTGGTTGAAATTGTTCAGCATGACGAAACAAGGCTGGAAATCGTCGAGACAACGCTTGCTTTGATGCGCAAAATCGGCAAGTCTCCGATTCTCTTGAAAAAAGAAATAGCAGGTTTCATTGCCAATCGCCTCCAGACTGCCTTGATGCGGGAAGCCTTTCATCTATTAAAAGAGGGTGTTGCCGATGCGGAGGATATCGATACAGCGATAACGGCCGGACCAGGCTTTCGGTGGGCATTTACCGGGCCGATCGAGATTGCTGATTTAGGCGGATTGGATACATGGCAGCGGGTGTTTGATAATGTGTCGCCCTTGCTGGATCAGAGTAAGGAAGCCCCTGTGTTGATTCGTGATCTGGTGGAGGAAGGGAAGTTTGGGGCGAAGTCGGGAGAAGGGATTTTTACGTATGAAGGATCTGCCGCTTCCCGGAAAATCAGTGAGAGGGACCGTCATTTCGTTAAATTAGCAAAACTAAAGAGGGAGAAGGAGGAAATAGTATGA
- a CDS encoding CoA transferase subunit A: MSKLLSSFESAIEQIEDGATIIVGGFGLSGIPEKLIIALRNKGVKDLTVVSNNCGVDDWGLGLLLENKQIKKMIASYVGENKLFEQQFLSGELEVELVPQGTLAERLRAGGAGIPAFYTATGVGTEVAEGKEHKEFDGRTYIMEKGIVGDFAFVKAWKADHFGNLVYRKTARNFNPVVATAGKVTLVEVEELVGTGELDPDEIHTSGVYVQKVLVGNDYVKRIEKLTTANA; encoded by the coding sequence ATGAGTAAATTATTATCATCTTTTGAAAGCGCTATTGAACAAATCGAGGATGGTGCAACCATTATCGTTGGCGGGTTCGGATTAAGCGGAATTCCAGAAAAACTAATCATTGCTTTGCGTAACAAAGGTGTGAAGGATTTGACGGTCGTCAGCAACAATTGCGGAGTCGATGATTGGGGTCTGGGACTTTTGCTTGAAAATAAACAAATCAAAAAAATGATCGCCTCTTATGTCGGGGAAAACAAGTTATTCGAGCAGCAGTTTTTAAGCGGAGAGCTGGAGGTCGAGCTAGTTCCCCAAGGCACGCTTGCTGAACGTTTACGAGCGGGCGGAGCGGGCATTCCTGCCTTTTATACAGCTACGGGAGTGGGTACGGAGGTCGCTGAAGGGAAAGAGCATAAAGAGTTCGATGGCCGCACATACATTATGGAAAAAGGGATAGTCGGGGATTTTGCCTTTGTCAAAGCTTGGAAAGCGGATCATTTCGGTAATCTCGTATATCGGAAAACAGCAAGGAATTTCAACCCTGTCGTTGCGACAGCCGGAAAAGTGACATTGGTCGAAGTGGAGGAGCTTGTAGGCACAGGGGAGCTTGATCCGGATGAAATTCATACTTCAGGAGTTTATGTACAAAAAGTGCTTGTAGGAAATGACTATGTAAAACGAATTGAAAAACTTACAACTGCTAACGCATAA